The proteins below are encoded in one region of Mangifera indica cultivar Alphonso chromosome 7, CATAS_Mindica_2.1, whole genome shotgun sequence:
- the LOC123221955 gene encoding alpha-crystallin domain-containing protein 22.3 isoform X1, with product MASPFGFRSEKSSGYNGPERVLDVAPLNSMPYIGPPTTSSDVASAPPKRNSEAVEKVGPAIVFLPSHSTQEEWDNITLATTNGVALTGSAALGKVGPILGLVDIGESSDSYLFRVSLPGVARDENEFRFHIDPDGKINIKGVTTTGEKIVCKNSQVFKMQTQHLCPPGHFSITFWLPGPVNVQHFSGNFGSDGILEAIVKKR from the exons ATGGCTTCTCCTTTCGGTTTCAG GTCTGAGAAGTCAAGTGGATACAATGGGCCAGAGCGTGTCCTTGATGTAGCTCCTCTCAATAGCATGCCATATATTGGTCCACCAACAACATCTAGTGATGTTGCTTCAGCACCACCCAAAAGGAATTCTGAGGCTGTAGAAAAAGTTGGTCCAGCCATTGTATTTCTGCCTTCTCACTCAACCCAGGAGGAGTGGGATAATATCACATTGGCAACAACAAATGGAGTTGCACTAACTGGCAGTGCTGCTTTGGGGAAGGTGGGACCGATATTAGGATTAGTTGATATTGGGGAGTCTTCAGATTCCTACTTATTTCGGGTCTCCCTTCCTGGTGTAGCAAGGGATGAAA ACGAGTTCAGGTTTCACATCGATCCAGATGGAAAGATAAACATAAAGGGAGTAACAACTACTGGTGAGAAAATAGTCTGCAAAAACTCCCAAGTCTTTAAGATGCAAACACAACATCTTTGCCCACCTGGGCACTTCTCTATCACATTCTGGCTACCAGGTCCAGTAAATGTCCAACACTTTTCTGGCAACTTTGGTAGTGATGGGATTCTTGAAGCTATTGTGAAAAAAAGGTGA
- the LOC123221955 gene encoding alpha-crystallin domain-containing protein 22.3 isoform X2, with product MPYIGPPTTSSDVASAPPKRNSEAVEKVGPAIVFLPSHSTQEEWDNITLATTNGVALTGSAALGKVGPILGLVDIGESSDSYLFRVSLPGVARDENEFRFHIDPDGKINIKGVTTTGEKIVCKNSQVFKMQTQHLCPPGHFSITFWLPGPVNVQHFSGNFGSDGILEAIVKKR from the exons ATGCCATATATTGGTCCACCAACAACATCTAGTGATGTTGCTTCAGCACCACCCAAAAGGAATTCTGAGGCTGTAGAAAAAGTTGGTCCAGCCATTGTATTTCTGCCTTCTCACTCAACCCAGGAGGAGTGGGATAATATCACATTGGCAACAACAAATGGAGTTGCACTAACTGGCAGTGCTGCTTTGGGGAAGGTGGGACCGATATTAGGATTAGTTGATATTGGGGAGTCTTCAGATTCCTACTTATTTCGGGTCTCCCTTCCTGGTGTAGCAAGGGATGAAA ACGAGTTCAGGTTTCACATCGATCCAGATGGAAAGATAAACATAAAGGGAGTAACAACTACTGGTGAGAAAATAGTCTGCAAAAACTCCCAAGTCTTTAAGATGCAAACACAACATCTTTGCCCACCTGGGCACTTCTCTATCACATTCTGGCTACCAGGTCCAGTAAATGTCCAACACTTTTCTGGCAACTTTGGTAGTGATGGGATTCTTGAAGCTATTGTGAAAAAAAGGTGA
- the LOC123221329 gene encoding nuclear transcription factor Y subunit C-9-like, with product MDRQGHGQPASMGMVGSGAQLPYGTNPYQPNQMTGAPNAGSAITSGGTIQSPTQPAGAQLAQHQLAYQQIHHQQQQQLQQQLQSFWANQYQEIENVNDFKNHSLPLARIKKIMKADEDVRMISAEAPVIFARACEMFILELTLRSWNHTEENKRRTLQKNDIAAAITRTDIFDFLVDIVPREDLKDEVLASIPRGNMPVAGPGDTRPYCYMPLQHAPQVGSTGTIMGKPVMDPAVYAQQSHPYMAQQIWPQGPKQQQSASDQ from the coding sequence ATGGATCGGCAAGGACATGGACAACCTGCTTCTATGGGAATGGTTGGTAGTGGAGCTCAGTTGCCATATGGCACAAACCCTTATCAGCCTAATCAAATGACTGGGGCCCCAAATGCTGGATCGGCAATCACATCAGGCGGGACAATTCAATCTCCTACTCAACCAGCAGGTGCTCAGCTGGCACAGCACCAACTTGCCTATCAACAAATCCACCACCAGCAGCAACAACAACTGCAGCAGCAACTCCAGTCTTTTTGGGCAAATCAGTACCAAGAAATAGAAAACGTTAATGACTTTAAGAATCATAGCCTTCCCTTAGCAAGGATCAAGAAGATCATGAAGGCTGATGAGGATGTTAGAATGATTTCAGCAGAGGCACCAGTCATATTTGCCAGGGCATGTGAAATGTTTATCTTGGAACTGACTCTGCGATCCTGGAATCATACAGAAGAGAACAAAAGGAGGACACTTCAAAAGAATGATATTGCAGCAGCAATTACTAGGActgatatatttgattttttagttGACATTGTGCCCAGGGAGGATCTGAAAGATGAAGTACTTGCATCAATCCCAAGAGGAAATATGCCCGTTGCAGGACCTGGTGATACACGACCTTATTGTTATATGCCACTGCAACATGCTCCTCAGGTTGGGTCTACTGGCACGATCATGGGTAAGCCTGTGATGGATCCTGCAGTGTATGCCCAGCAATCTCACCCTTACATGGCTCAACAGATATGGCCACAAGGACCAAAGCAACAGCAATCAGCCTCAGATCAATAA